One genomic segment of Arthrobacter sp. Marseille-P9274 includes these proteins:
- a CDS encoding maleylpyruvate isomerase family mycothiol-dependent enzyme, which yields MSLPRGWTKRTTAGCSCTSTPSAASKPRPSGREGSPPHEHRKEVRGRHLACGAPRTRVADRGPADPDRQQWSTPSLCRGWDVHDVLAHLVDDARTTRLGFLWSFTAAGFDFNRCNARGVARERAADPACTVAAFRAASGRTTSAPAAPATRLVEAIVHGEDIRRPLGIVRDYPAAPVASALRYQLDTSVKFGGGKERAEGLRLVATDMDLRAGDGTMVRGTAVALLLAVSGRPLGPDELSGPGAAALRS from the coding sequence GTGAGCTTGCCGCGCGGCTGGACCAAGCGGACCACGGCCGGGTGCAGTTGCACTTCTACACCTTCGGCGGCCTCAAAGCCACGGCCGAGTGGGCGCGAAGGTTCGCCGCCGCATGAGCACCGGAAGGAAGTCCGCGGCCGACATCTGGCGTGCGGTGCACCTCGAACGCGAGTCGCTGATAGGGGACCTGCAGACCCTGACCGGCAGCAGTGGAGCACGCCCTCCCTCTGTCGCGGATGGGACGTCCACGACGTGCTGGCCCATCTCGTGGACGACGCCAGGACGACCAGGCTCGGCTTCCTCTGGAGCTTCACGGCCGCCGGCTTCGACTTCAACCGCTGCAACGCCCGCGGGGTCGCCCGCGAGCGGGCTGCCGATCCGGCCTGTACCGTGGCTGCCTTCCGGGCGGCGAGCGGGCGGACGACGAGCGCCCCGGCGGCGCCCGCGACCCGCCTGGTTGAGGCCATCGTGCACGGCGAGGACATCCGCCGGCCGCTGGGCATCGTCCGCGACTATCCTGCCGCCCCGGTGGCCTCGGCGCTGAGATACCAGCTGGACACCAGCGTGAAGTTCGGCGGCGGGAAGGAGCGGGCCGAGGGGCTGCGGCTTGTGGCCACGGACATGGATCTCCGCGCCGGTGATGGCACCATGGTGCGGGGGACCGCCGTCGCTCTGCTGCTCGCCGTCTCGGGCCGGCCCCTGGGCCCGGACGAACTCTCGGGTCCAGGGGCCGCTGCCCTGCGAAGCTGA
- a CDS encoding FMN reductase — translation MSERKIVVLSAGLGVPSSSRMLADQLAKSAATRFALSDESVAVETFELREYAVDIANNMVTGYAGPKLAAMIDAVASADALIAVTPVFSASYSGLFKSFFDVIDKDALAGKPVLVGATGGTARHSLALDYAIRPLFSYLRARTTQTVVFAAPEDWGSGEGGGSSIERRSNRAAAELVALVHESAAPETGRGGVESLSFEEILANVGH, via the coding sequence ATGTCCGAGCGCAAGATCGTTGTACTGTCCGCGGGGCTGGGCGTTCCGTCTTCCAGCCGCATGCTGGCCGACCAGCTGGCCAAGTCCGCTGCCACCCGCTTCGCCCTCTCGGACGAAAGCGTGGCGGTCGAGACCTTCGAGCTGCGCGAGTACGCCGTCGATATCGCCAACAATATGGTGACCGGCTATGCCGGGCCGAAGCTGGCCGCAATGATCGACGCCGTCGCTTCGGCGGATGCGCTGATTGCGGTCACGCCGGTGTTCAGCGCGTCCTACAGCGGCCTGTTCAAATCCTTCTTCGATGTCATCGATAAGGATGCCCTCGCCGGCAAGCCTGTGCTGGTCGGGGCGACCGGCGGAACGGCCCGGCACTCGTTGGCGCTGGACTACGCCATCCGGCCGCTTTTCAGCTACCTGCGTGCGCGCACCACGCAGACCGTTGTCTTCGCCGCTCCTGAGGACTGGGGGTCGGGCGAGGGTGGCGGCAGCAGCATCGAGCGCCGCTCCAACCGTGCGGCCGCCGAACTGGTGGCTCTGGTCCATGAAAGCGCTGCTCCCGAGACAGGTCGCGGCGGGGTGGAATCCCTAAGCTTCGAGGAAATTTTGGCCAACGTCGGCCACTGA
- a CDS encoding aminomethyl transferase family protein produces MTAKNLQDVLDQAGNTLDLLRNSQIGAYVYPVVAPEFTNWRSEQRAWRETAVLFDQSHHMDNLFIKGPDALKLISDTAINSVASFPVNKAKQYVPTTPSGHVIGDGILFHEAEDEYVYVGRAPAANWLLFHGETGGYDVEIVVDRRSPSRPMGQPVKRKYWRFQIQGPNAWQIIEKVNGGPVEQLKFFTMDRMNVAGAQVHTLRHGMAGAPGLELWGPYETYDRARETILEAGREFGMLAVGSRAYPSNTLESGWIPSPLPAIYTGEELRPYREWLGADSYEATNAVGGSFVSEKIEDYYLTPWALGYGSFVKFDHDFIGREALEKIDPAAQRKKVTLAWNSDDVAKIFASLFDTGETPYKYFDLPLANYGSSNYDAVVDAGGTTVGLSMFTGYSANEKRALSLATVDPDVPEGTELKVVWGEPDGGTRKTTVEPHRQLEVRAVVSPVPYAAAARQDYRGGWRTGRKG; encoded by the coding sequence ATGACTGCCAAGAACCTGCAGGATGTCCTGGACCAAGCCGGCAACACCCTCGACCTGCTGCGCAACTCGCAGATCGGCGCCTACGTCTACCCCGTCGTCGCTCCCGAATTCACGAACTGGCGCAGCGAACAGCGGGCCTGGCGCGAGACGGCGGTGCTCTTCGACCAGTCGCACCACATGGACAACCTGTTCATCAAGGGTCCGGACGCCCTGAAGCTGATTTCGGACACCGCGATCAACTCCGTGGCCAGCTTTCCGGTCAACAAGGCGAAGCAGTACGTGCCGACGACGCCGTCCGGCCACGTGATCGGCGACGGCATCCTGTTCCACGAGGCGGAGGACGAGTACGTCTACGTGGGCCGGGCGCCGGCCGCCAACTGGCTGCTCTTCCACGGCGAGACCGGCGGCTACGACGTGGAAATCGTCGTCGACCGCCGCTCCCCCTCGCGTCCGATGGGCCAGCCGGTGAAACGCAAGTACTGGCGGTTCCAAATCCAGGGCCCGAACGCGTGGCAGATCATCGAAAAAGTCAACGGCGGCCCGGTGGAGCAGCTGAAGTTCTTCACCATGGACCGCATGAATGTGGCCGGCGCCCAGGTCCACACGCTGCGCCACGGCATGGCCGGCGCCCCGGGCCTGGAGCTGTGGGGCCCGTACGAGACCTACGACCGGGCGCGCGAAACCATCCTGGAGGCAGGCCGGGAGTTCGGGATGCTCGCCGTCGGCTCGCGCGCCTACCCCTCCAACACGCTGGAATCGGGCTGGATTCCCTCGCCGCTGCCGGCGATCTACACCGGCGAGGAACTGCGCCCGTACCGCGAGTGGCTCGGCGCGGACAGCTACGAAGCCACCAACGCCGTTGGCGGCAGCTTCGTCTCGGAGAAGATCGAGGACTACTATCTGACGCCGTGGGCGCTGGGCTACGGCTCGTTCGTGAAGTTCGACCACGACTTCATTGGCCGCGAGGCCCTGGAGAAGATCGATCCTGCGGCCCAGCGCAAGAAGGTGACGCTGGCCTGGAATTCCGACGACGTTGCGAAGATCTTCGCCTCGCTCTTCGACACCGGCGAAACCCCGTACAAGTACTTCGACCTGCCGCTGGCCAACTACGGCTCGTCCAACTACGACGCCGTGGTGGACGCCGGCGGGACGACCGTCGGCCTGTCGATGTTCACGGGCTACAGCGCCAACGAGAAGCGGGCGCTCTCGCTGGCCACGGTGGACCCTGATGTCCCCGAGGGCACCGAGCTCAAGGTGGTCTGGGGCGAGCCGGACGGCGGCACGCGCAAGACCACGGTGGAGCCCCACCGACAGCTCGAGGTCAGGGCCGTGGTCAGCCCGGTACCGTACGCGGCGGCGGCGCGGCAGGATTACCGCGGCGGCTGGCGTACCGGCCGCAAAGGCTAG
- a CDS encoding methylenetetrahydrofolate reductase, whose amino-acid sequence MAGQTPHHGAERALLEGFSLEMTGKDVPGLEEAAGSIPPGTRVNITFLGNEDLPMRVAAAAAVKRLGFVPVPHISARRLGSQVELEEFLGALETEAAVADAFVVGGDPAAPLGPYEDSLALIGSGLLGRYGIRNVGISGYPEGHPDIDDARLWAVLLDKCAALQEQNLQPTIITQFGFDVDPVLDWLAELRRRGVHAPVRIGVPGPAGVKRLLAFARRFGVASSAGIVHKYGFSLTNLLGTAGPDRFIGELAARLDQADHGRVQLHFYTFGGLKATAEWARRFAAA is encoded by the coding sequence ATGGCTGGACAGACCCCCCATCACGGCGCGGAGCGCGCTCTGCTCGAAGGTTTCTCCCTCGAGATGACCGGAAAGGACGTACCCGGCTTGGAGGAGGCGGCCGGATCGATTCCTCCCGGCACGCGCGTCAACATCACCTTCCTGGGGAATGAGGACCTGCCGATGCGCGTTGCCGCAGCCGCGGCCGTCAAGCGGCTCGGCTTCGTCCCCGTGCCGCACATATCCGCCCGGCGCCTGGGCTCCCAGGTCGAGTTGGAGGAATTCCTCGGCGCGCTGGAAACCGAGGCCGCCGTGGCAGATGCATTCGTCGTCGGCGGCGATCCGGCCGCACCGCTGGGCCCCTATGAGGACTCGCTGGCCCTGATCGGCAGCGGTCTGCTCGGCCGATACGGAATCCGGAATGTTGGCATCAGCGGGTACCCGGAGGGCCATCCAGACATTGACGACGCACGGCTGTGGGCCGTGCTGCTGGACAAGTGCGCGGCGCTGCAGGAGCAGAACCTGCAGCCGACCATCATCACGCAATTCGGATTCGACGTCGATCCGGTGCTGGACTGGCTCGCCGAACTGCGCCGCCGCGGCGTCCATGCGCCGGTGCGAATCGGCGTGCCGGGTCCGGCCGGAGTGAAGCGGCTGCTGGCCTTTGCCCGCCGGTTCGGCGTAGCGTCCTCGGCAGGCATCGTCCACAAGTACGGCTTTTCGCTGACCAACCTGCTCGGCACGGCGGGCCCGGACAGGTTCATTGGTGAGCTTGCCGCGCGGCTGGACCAAGCGGACCACGGCCGGGTGCAGTTGCACTTCTACACCTTCGGCGGCCTCAAAGCCACGGCCGAGTGGGCGCGAAGGTTCGCCGCCGCATGA
- a CDS encoding very short patch repair endonuclease has translation MADKLTPEQRSANMSRIRGKNTKPELLVRRLLHARGYRFRLHGSAAGRTLPGKPDLVFAGRRKVIFVNGCFWHSHDCRAGQHAPKSNADFWSAKRERTASRDAAQREQLRQAGWTVLTVWECEFKKSSDLQELEERLVGFLG, from the coding sequence ATGGCCGACAAGCTCACCCCGGAGCAGCGCAGCGCCAATATGTCACGGATCAGGGGCAAGAACACCAAGCCGGAGCTGCTCGTACGCCGCCTCCTGCATGCGCGCGGCTACCGCTTCCGGCTCCACGGGTCGGCCGCCGGACGGACCCTGCCGGGCAAGCCGGATCTCGTGTTCGCCGGCCGGCGCAAGGTCATCTTCGTCAACGGGTGCTTCTGGCACTCGCACGATTGCCGGGCAGGCCAGCATGCACCCAAGTCGAACGCGGATTTCTGGTCCGCGAAACGCGAGCGGACAGCATCGCGCGACGCCGCCCAGCGGGAGCAGCTGCGACAGGCCGGCTGGACTGTACTGACGGTGTGGGAGTGCGAGTTCAAGAAGAGCTCCGATCTGCAGGAACTGGAGGAACGGCTGGTCGGCTTCCTGGGTTGA
- a CDS encoding pyridoxamine 5'-phosphate oxidase family protein — MMFEHDDPVLELSDEQSWKLLSKTQHGRIVLTAAGETDIFPINYLAHDNHLLMRSAPGTKLAEITINENVVFETDGIGSDEAWSVVVKGTARVLQSGEEIAAAEQLGLKTWVPTLKDFYIQVKPTHISGRHFILGEQPERF; from the coding sequence ATGATGTTCGAACACGATGATCCGGTCCTTGAACTCAGCGACGAGCAGTCCTGGAAGCTGCTCAGCAAAACCCAGCACGGGAGGATAGTCCTGACGGCGGCTGGCGAGACAGACATCTTTCCCATCAACTATCTCGCCCATGACAACCACCTGCTGATGCGCAGCGCGCCGGGCACCAAACTCGCTGAGATCACGATCAACGAGAACGTCGTCTTCGAGACGGACGGCATCGGTAGCGATGAGGCGTGGAGCGTCGTCGTCAAAGGCACCGCCAGGGTGCTGCAGTCCGGCGAGGAGATCGCGGCCGCGGAGCAGCTGGGGCTCAAGACCTGGGTGCCGACGCTGAAGGACTTCTATATCCAGGTCAAGCCGACCCACATCAGCGGCCGCCACTTCATTCTGGGCGAGCAACCGGAGCGCTTCTAG
- a CDS encoding M23 family metallopeptidase, with translation MNSNSPMRGRRRNTDTSLMAAIRGHRAAGRGNKKDAFAATRSQKFGVALAAAGILALTAIPTAQAGVEQLAATQASSVTPAAVTVPEDAKAEFKRVEVTSKAAPKEAKMEAKAASVKDAAKAKKEAAKKADAKDLVSPVKKMVTSSGFGYRINPVTGAAGEFHNGLDFALGCGTPVSAAAAGTVSKTSSSAGGYGNRIVIKHGGGMTTTYNHLQSIGVTQGEKVSAGDKIGALGTTGNSTGCHLHFEVLKGGSEINPAKFF, from the coding sequence TTGAACAGCAACTCCCCCATGCGCGGACGCCGACGCAACACCGACACCTCGCTGATGGCTGCCATCCGCGGCCATCGCGCCGCCGGTCGCGGCAACAAGAAGGACGCCTTCGCCGCCACCCGCAGCCAGAAGTTCGGCGTCGCCCTTGCGGCCGCCGGCATCCTGGCTCTCACCGCCATTCCGACCGCGCAGGCCGGCGTCGAACAGCTTGCGGCAACCCAGGCGTCCAGCGTCACCCCCGCAGCAGTGACGGTCCCCGAGGACGCCAAGGCCGAATTTAAGCGCGTCGAGGTGACGAGCAAGGCCGCCCCGAAGGAGGCCAAGATGGAGGCTAAGGCCGCCTCCGTCAAGGATGCGGCCAAGGCGAAGAAGGAAGCGGCCAAAAAGGCCGATGCCAAGGACCTCGTGTCCCCGGTCAAGAAAATGGTCACCAGTTCCGGCTTCGGCTACCGCATCAATCCCGTGACGGGCGCGGCCGGCGAGTTCCACAATGGCCTGGACTTCGCCCTGGGCTGCGGCACCCCCGTCAGCGCTGCCGCAGCAGGCACGGTCTCGAAGACTTCCTCCAGCGCCGGCGGTTACGGCAACCGCATCGTCATCAAGCACGGCGGCGGCATGACCACCACCTACAACCACCTGCAGAGCATCGGCGTCACCCAGGGCGAGAAGGTCTCGGCCGGCGACAAGATCGGCGCGCTGGGCACCACCGGCAACTCGACCGGCTGCCACCTGCACTTCGAGGTCCTCAAGGGCGGCTCCGAGATAAACCCCGCCAAGTTCTTCTAG